A region from the Drosophila mauritiana strain mau12 chromosome 2L, ASM438214v1, whole genome shotgun sequence genome encodes:
- the LOC117135285 gene encoding pupal cuticle protein → MYLLVNFIVALAVLQVQAGSSYIPDSDRNTRTLQNDLQVERDGKYRYAYETSNGISASQEGLGGVAVQGGSSYTSPEGEVVSVNYVADEFGYHPVGAHIPQVPDYILRALEYIRTHPYQIKDYYTGELKTVEHDAAAFNVYTRNIQDHTIPQSRPSTTPKTIYLTHPPTTTSRPLRQRRAVPTH, encoded by the exons ATGTATTTGCTT GTGAACTTCATCGTAGCGCTGGCCGTGCTGCAGGTGCAAGCTGGCTCCTCCTACATTCCGGACTCGGATCGCAACACACGCACGCTTCAGAACGATCTGCAGGTGGAGCGGGATGGCAAGTACCGGTATGCCTACGAGACGTCCAATGGCATTTCCGCATCGCAGGAGGGATTGGGCGGCGTGGCCGTGCAGGGCGGCAGTAGTTACACATCACCCGAGGGCGAAGTCGTCAGTGTGAACTATGTGGCCGATGAGTTTGGCTATCATCCCGTGGGCGCCCACATACCCCAGGTGCCGGACTACATACTGCGCGCCCTGGAGTACATTAGGACGCATCCCTACCAGATCAAGGACTACTACACCGGCGAGCTGAAGACCGTGGAGCACGATGCGGCCGCCTTCAATGTGTACACACGCAACATCCAGGATCATACGATCCCCCAATCCCGACCGAGCACCACGCCCAAGACCATATACCTCACCCATCCGCCCACGACCACGTCGCGACCTCTGCGCCAAAGACGAGCTGTTCCGACGCACTGA
- the LOC117150355 gene encoding ras-related protein Rab-30: MEDYKFLFKIVLVGNAGVGKTCLVRRFTQGLFPPGQGATIGVDFMIKTVEVEGEKIKLQIWDTAGQERFRSITQSYYRSAHALILVYDISCQPTFDCLPDWLREIQEYANSKVLKILVGNKTDRDDREIPTQIGEEFAKQHDMYFLETSAKEAENVERLFYEIAAELIGQARSKDGSSSAAAAAAQRQSEGSSIGLGSFSAKAAQSNCCGGLASGGSNSSQGG, from the coding sequence ATGGAGGACTACAAGTTCCTGTTCAAAATCGTCCTGGTGGGCAATGCTGGTGTTGGAAAAACCTGCCTAGTGCGCCGCTTTACTCAGGGCCTATTTCCACCTGGCCAGGGTGCCACCATTGGCGTGGATTTCATGATTAAGACGGTGGAGGTGGAGGGGGAGAAGATCAAGCTACAAATCTGGGACACCGCCGGCCAGGAGCGGTTCCGATCCATCACGCAAAGCTACTATCGATCGGCTCACGCCTTGATCCTGGTGTACGACATCAGCTGCCAGCCCACATTTGACTGCCTGCCGGACTGGCTGCGCGAGATCCAGGAGTATGCCAACTCCAAGGTACTCAAAATCCTGGTGGGTAACAAGACGGACAGGGATGATCGCGAGATACCCACCCAGATTGGCGAAGAGTTCGCCAAGCAACATGACATGTACTTCTTGGAGACATCCGCCAAGGAGGCAGAGAATGTGGAGCGGCTGTTCTACGAGATTGCCGCCGAATTGATTGGTCAGGCAAGGAGCAAGGATGGCAGTAGTTCGGCCGCAGCGGCAGCCGCCCAGCGTCAGTCGGAGGGCAGCTCCATCGGCCTGGGGAGCTTCAGTGCCAAGGCAGCGCAGAGCAATTGCTGTGGCGGACTCGCCAGCGGCGGCTCCAACTCTAGTCAAGGCGGCTGA
- the LOC117150313 gene encoding RNA-binding protein 39 — MAEDFDVEAMLEAPYMKNNVSAGSGGRGGRKRSGSSPGGGGGHDDDYAENGPRNGSGGGSSHKKQSKRSRSRSGSRDGKSRRDRGNERSSHRDKDKERDRTRDGGDRDRHRREGGDRDRERERERERERDRPRRSRSRDERGGGGRYGDRDKDRRSRDRRAGSKSLQVDRSRDKRRRSRSRDQQRKRLSPIRERKRSHSRSRDRNSRRRGTNSPRRRSPTNGAERTTPTELSPEERDARTVFCIQLSQRVRARDLEEFFSSVGKVRDVRLITCNKTKRFKGIAYIEFDDPESVALALGLSGQRLLGVPIMVQHTQAEKNRLQNATPAFQPKSHTGPMRLYVGSLHFNITEDMLRGIFEPFGKIDAIQLIMDTETGRSKGYGFITYHNADDAKKALEQLNGFELAGRLMKVGNVTERLDMNTTSLDTDEMDRTGIDLGATGRLQLMFKLAEGAGLAVPQAAANALLATAPQPAPLQQQEVAPSIATQCFILSNMFDPRTETNPTWDVEIRDDVLEECAKHGGVLHIHVDTISHTGTVYVKCPSTTTAVLAVNALHGRWFAGRVITAAYLPVINYHTMFPDSINAVDLVTSTRKNTDD; from the exons ATGGCCGAGGACTTTGATGTGGAGGCGATGCTCGAGGCACCGTACATGAAAAAC AATGTCAGTGCGGGCAGCGGTGGACGTGGTGGACGCAAGCGCAGCGGCAGCAGTCcaggcggcggcggtggaCACGATGACGACTACGCCGAGAATGGTCCTCGGAACGGAAGCGGCGGCGGAAGCTCACACAAAAAGCAAAGCAAGCGATCCCG CAGTAGAAGCGGCTCGCGTGATGGCAAATCTCGACGAGATCGCGGCAATGAACGCAGCAGTCATCGGGACAAGGATAAGGAGCGCGATCGTACCCGCGACGGAGGCGACCGGGATCGACACCGCCGGGAAGGTGGCGATCGAGATCGGGAGCGGGAACGTGAGCGTGAGCGCGAACGCGACAGACCCCGTCGCAGTCGATCGCGGGATGAGCGCGGTGGAGGTGGTCGCTACGGCGATCGTGACAAGGATCGCCGCTCGCGAGATCGTCGCGCCGGCAGCAAGTCGTTGCAAGTGGATCGCTCGCGGGACAAGCGTCGACGCAGTCGCTCCCGCGATCAGCAGCGCAAACGGCTGAGTCCGATCCGTGAACGCAAGCGCAGCCATTCCCGCTCGAGGGACAGAAA TAGTCGCCGTCGGGGAACCAATTCTCCGCGACGCCGCTCACCAACGAATGGAGCTGAACGCACCACGCCCACCGAGCTCAGTCCCGAGGAGCGGGACGCCCGCACCGTTTTCTGCATCCAGTTGTCGCAGCGAGTGCGAGCACGTGACCTGGAGGAGTTTTTCTCCAGCGTGGGCAAGGTGCGCGACGTGCGTCTAATCACGTGCAACAAGACGAAACGCTTCAAGGGCATTGCCTACATCGAGTTCGATGATCCTGAGTCCGTGGCACTGGCCCTGGGCCTCTCTGGCCAGCGGCTGCTCGGCGTGCCCATCATGGTGCAGCACACGCAGGCTGAGAAGAATCGTCTCCAGAATGCAACGCCGGCATTCCAACCGAAGAGTCACACGGGTCCCATGCGCCTCTACGTGGGATCACTGCACTTCAACATTACCGAGGACATGCTGCGGGGCATATTCGAGCCCTTTGGCAAGATCGATGCCATTCAACTGATCATGGACACGGAGACGGGCCGATCCAAGGGCTACGGATTTATCACG TACCACAATGCTGACGATGCCAAAAAGGCTCTGGAACAGCTGAACGGCTTTGAACTGGCCGGTCGGCTCATGAAAGTGGGCAATGTGACAGAGCGACTGGACATGAATACCACCTCGCTGGACACCGACGAGATGGATCGCACGGGCATCGATCTGGGTGCCACGGGACGTCTGCAGCTGATGTTCAAGCTGGCGGAAGGAGCCGGTTTGGCGGTTCCCCAGGCAGCTGCCAATGCGCTGCTGGCTACAGCACCTCAACCGGCGCcgttgcagcagcaggaggtgGCACCATCGATAGCCACACAGTGCTTCATACTGTCCAATATGTTTGATCCGCGTACCGAGACAAATCCTACCTGGGACGTGGAGATCCGCGACGATGTGCTGGAAGAGTGCGCCAAACACGGCGGGGTGCTGCACATCCACGTGGACACCATCTCGCACACGGGAACCGTGTACGTCAAGTGCCCGAGCACAACGACCGCAGTGCTGGCAGTGAATGCACTGCACGGACGCTGGTTTGCCGGTCGAGTGATCACGGCGGCCTACTTGCCCGTGATCAACTACCACACCATGTTTCCGGACTCCATCAACGCCGTCGATCTGGTCACGTCCACGCGCAAGAACACCGACGATTAA
- the LOC117135283 gene encoding morphogenetic regulator of filamentous growth protein 1: MSHGEDVLDNWEEIDEDGLSMTLQTKLQASDPPVNKMKLLQRPQSVQETSQLLSSGDGGSGGGNPPPRQITIARKPQAPPAEVDSSTQQQPVMMVLHKTTNDYDAATYCTPTSNQTVKILRRPAQAEERRDINGMRPKQPIKTLKQREQEYAEARLRILGAAKNPEDDKPATPFTPAVNSSSVAVSSAPTPATPPSAVSNNNVINNNSSHPAGGMHRSSSAPKMSQVTPMYNNYNSYFPGLHNQPGLNYYYPHNPQHQHPQQQQQQQQPSQHFNQRLPPYGGGGSGLGGIGMPAQAPPQSSPNPQQSWSPVVGGSVSAALLRQQSLQSPQQHLQQHQHQQQQNHQAQQLGQHPHPFNDLVLRLPKGPCPNGSIGFQMRR; encoded by the exons ATGTCCCATGGCGAGGATGTGTTAGACAACTGGGAGGAAATCGACGAGGATGGG CTCTCTATGACTCTGCAAACAAAGCTGCAGGCGAGCGACCCACCTGTCAACAAAATGAAATTGCTCCAACGGCCGCAGAGCGTACAGGAGACCTCACAACTCCTCAGCAGCGGCGATGGTGGAAGCGGGGGCGGGAATCCCCCGCCACGACAGATCACCATTGCCCGGAAGCCCCAAGCACCGCCAGCAGAGGTTGACTCATCTACCCAGCAGCAGCCCGTCATGATGGTGCTGCACAAGACGACCAATGACTACGATGCGGCCACCTATTGCACGCCCACCAGCAACCAGACCGTCAAGATACTGCGACGGCCCGCCCAGGCGGAGGAGCGGCGGGACATCAACGGGATGCGACCGAAACAGCCCATCAAGACGCTCAAGCAGCGCGAACAGGAGTACGCCGAGGCCAGGCTGCGCATCCTGGGCGCTGCCAAAAACCCGGAGGATGACAAACC GGCCACTCCCTTCACGCCAGCTGTCAATAGCAGCAGTGTGGCTGTTTCGTCCGCGCCGACGCCTGCCACTCCCCCCTCTGCGgtcagcaacaacaacgtcATCAACAACAATAGTAGCCATCCAGCAGGCGGAATGCACCGCTCGAGTTCGGCACCGAAGATGTCCCAAGTGACACCGATGTATAATAACTACAACAGCTACTTCCCGGGGCTGCACAATCAGCCTGGCCTTAACTACTACTATCCGCATAACCCGCAGCATCAGCatccgcagcaacagcaacagcagcagcagccgtcGCAGCATTTCAATCAACGGCTACCGCCGTACGGAGGCGGAGGATCGGGACTGGGCGGTATTGGGATGCCGGCTCAGGCGCCGCCCCAGTCGTCGCCCAATCCGCAGCAAAGCTGGTCACCTGTTGTGGGCGGATCAGTGTCCGCTGCCCTCCTGCGCCAACAGTCGCTCCAGTCGCCGCAGCAGCAcctgcagcagcaccagcatcagcagcagcagaatcaTCAGGCGCAGCAGCTCGGCCAGCACCCGCATCCGTTCAACGACCTAGTCCTGCGCCTGCCCAAGGGTCCCTGTCCGAATGGCTCCATTGGCTTTCAGATGCGCCGGTAA
- the LOC117150568 gene encoding mitochondrial magnesium exporter 1: protein MEEVEISTEKKSNPVKSFIAGGVGGMCNVLVGHPLDTIKVRLQTMPTPLPGQPPRYKGVIDCAARTFRYEGFRGFYRGISAPLVGVTPIYAVDFAVYAAGKRLFQTDDHIRLTYPQIFAAGALAGVCSALVTVPTDRIKVLLQTQTVSNGPLLYNGTIDTAAKLYRQGGIRSLFKGTCACILRDSPTGFYFVTYEFLQELARKKSANGKISTTSTILSGGTAGIVFWTLAVPFDVLKSRLQSAPEGTYKHGIRSVFRNLMATEGPKALFRGILPILLRAFPSTAAVFFGVELTNDLLKA, encoded by the exons ATGGAGGAGGTCGAAATCAGCACGGAAAAGAAATCCAATCCCGTAAAGTCATTTATTGCGGGCGGCGTGGGAGGCATGTGCAACGTGCTCGTTGGCCATCCTTTGGACACAATAAAG GTACGTCTCCAAACCATGCCCACACCTCTACCTGGACAGCCGCCGAGATACAAGGGAGTCATAGATTGTGCCGCCAGGACATTTCGTTATGAGGGTTTTCGCGGATTCTACAGAGGAATATCCGCTCCACTCGTGGGAGTAACACCCATTTATGCCGTGGACTTTGCCGTCTATGCGGCGGGTAAACGATTGTTCCAAACGGATGACCACATTAGGCTCACCTACCCACAAATTTTCGCCGCGGGAGCCTTGGCCGGAGTTTGTTCCGCCCTTGTCACAGTGCCCACCGATCGTATAAAAGTCCTTCTACAGACGCAAACCGTGTCCAACGGACCTCTGCTCTACAATGGAACCATTGACACGGCCGCCAAGCTATATAGGCAGGGTGGCATTCGGAGCCTCTTCAAGGGAACCTGCGCGTGCATTCTGAGAG ACTCGCCCACCGGTTTTTACTTCGTGACCTACGAGTTCCTCCAGGAATTGGCTAGAAAGAAGTCCGCCAATGGGAAGATTAGCACCACATCAACTATTCTGTCCGGCGGAACGGCGGGCATTGTATTTTGGACTTTGGCCGTGCCGTTCGATGTACTTAAAAGCCGTCTCCAGTCGG CACCTGAGGGAACATACAAGCACGGCATTCGCAGCGTTTTTAGAAACCTCATGGCCACAGAAGGCCCAAAAGCTCTATTTCGCGGTATCCTGCCAATTCTACTTCGTGCCTTTCCCTCCACCGCAGCAGTTTTCTTCGGCGTGGAGCTAACCAATGATTTGCTGAAGGCTTAA